One window from the genome of Salvia splendens isolate huo1 chromosome 9, SspV2, whole genome shotgun sequence encodes:
- the LOC121747598 gene encoding F-box protein PP2-A13-like: MCMGSGYSGMGGTSEKGLGELPESCIAWVLSYLEASEICRLARVNTTFHRASLSDSLWESKLPENHEILLRKVFGGDPSFSTKKDIYATLSTPFRFASHTKEVWLDKRRGGISAAISWKALKITGIDDRRYWAHISTNESRFGTVAYLHQTWWLEIGGSLEFEFPVGTYSLFFRLRLGRPSNGGRIPEKIHGWDVKPITFQLESSNSRHTNSELFFNQQPIFEWLYHHVGDFSVEDSIIPTSLSFSMTQIDCTHTKGGLCVDSVYVFPSTGRPYPLTS, encoded by the exons ATGTGTATGGGGTCTGGTTATTCTGGGATGGGCGGCACCAGTGAGAAGGGTCTTGGAGAGCTGCCGGAGAGCTGTATAGCTTGGGTTCTGTCATATTTGGAGGCATCGGAGATCTGCAGATTGGCCCGTGTGAATACAACTTTCCACAGAGCTTCTTTGTCTGATAGTTTATGGGAATCAAAATTGCCTGAGAATCATGAGATTCTTCTAAGGAAGGTGTTTGGCGGTGACCCTTCGTTTTCGACCAAGAAGGACATCTATGCCACCCTCTCCACGCCCTTCCGCTTCGCCTCTCACACTAAG GAGGTTTGGTTGGATAAAAGGAGAGGAGGAATTAGTGCGGCTATTTCATGGAAAGCATTGAAAATTACAGGCATAGATGATCGCAGATACTGGGCCCACATCTCTACTAATGAATCAAG GTTTGGCACAGTTGCTTATCTCCATCAAACATGGTGGCTAGAAATAGGAGGCAGCTTGGAATTCGAATTCCCCGTCGGCACTTACAGCCTCTTCTTCCGGCTGCGTCTCGGCCGCCCCTCCAACGGCGGACGAATCCCTGAAAAGATTCACGGCTGGGATGTCAAGCCAATCACCTTCCAATTAGAATCATCAAATTCCCGCCATACAAACTCCGAGCTTTTTTTCAACCAACAACCCATATTCGAATGGTTGTACCATCACGTTGGAGATTTTTCGGTTGAGGATTCTATAATTCCGACGTCGCTCAGCTTCTCTATGACTCAGATTGACTGTACACACACTAAAGGTGGACTCTGTGTGGATTCAGTGTATGTATTTCCTTCTACTGGACGACCATATCCACTCACATCATGA